The following are encoded together in the Phaseolus vulgaris cultivar G19833 chromosome 9, P. vulgaris v2.0, whole genome shotgun sequence genome:
- the LOC137820520 gene encoding probable pectin methyltransferase QUA2, protein MSRHLHRGVSIRIPERNNDSRDSQSKDKTEKEGFDKRFSSPHPSPLRSLLLSDNSNSKLGITENGLLSDPYIIGTPRNRHKLILFFLKFSLVFVVILALAGSFWWTISISTASRGHIYHGYRRLHEQLVLDLLDIGEISYAPSRLKELEFCYKEFENYVPCFNVSDNLALGFSDGNEFDRQCNHEPRQDCLSLSPPNYKIPLRWPTGRDIIWVANVKLTAQEVLSSGSLTKRMMMLDEEQISFRSVSHMFDGVEDYSHQIAEMIGLRNESNFIQAGVRTILDIDCGYGSFGAHLFQNQLLTMCVASYEPSGSQVQLTLERGFPAMVASFNSKQLPYPSLSFDMLHCARCGIDWDRKDGTLMIEADRLLRPGGYFVWTSPLTNARDKDSQERWKFIQSFAENLCWDMMSQQDETVVWKKTSEKTCYSSRKNTSPPPLCGRGYDVETPYYRELQNCIGGTDSSRWISVEKRQTWPSRDQLNKKELENFGLQSDEFAEDSESWRASVRNYWSLLSPLIFSDHPKRPGDEDPPPPYNMLRNVLDMNSHFGGFNSALLHAGKSVWVMNVVPLDGPNYLPLILDRGYVGVMHDWCEAFPTYPRTYDLVHAAGLLSLEFARQRSCKMLDLFIEIDRLLRPEGWIIIRDTAPFVESARALTTRLKWDARVVEMDSDSDQRLLICQKPFFKKQAN, encoded by the exons ATGTCCAGGCATCTACACAGAGGGGTATCTATTCGGATCCCTGAAAGAAACAATGACTCGAGGGACTCTCAATCCAAAGATAAGACAGAAAAGGAAGGTTTTGATAAAAGATTTTCCTCTCCTCACCCCTCACCCTTGAGGTCTTTGCTTTTATCAGATAATTCTAATTCCAAATTAGGTATCACTGAGAATGGTTTACTATCTGACCCCTACATTATTGGCACTCCAAGAAACAGGCATAAgttgattctttttttcttgaagTTTAGTTTAGTGTTTGTAGTTATTCTTGCTCTTGCGGGGTCTTTTTGGTGGACAATATCGATTTCAACTGCGTCAAGGGGTCACATTTACCATGGCTATAGAAGACTCCATGAGCAACTTGTATTGGACCTGTTGGATATAGGGGAGATATCTTACGCTCCCTCAAGGCTGAAAGAACTGGAATTTTGTTATAAGGAGTTTGAAAATTATGTTCCTTGCTTTAATGTTTCTGACAATCTAGCTCTTGGTTTTTCTGATGGCAATGAGTTTGACCGGCAATGCAACCATGAGCCCAGGCAAGATTGTTTATCACTCTCACCACCAAATTACAAAATTCCTCTTAGGTGGCCTACTGGAAGGGATATTATCTGGGTTGCTAATGTTAAACTCACTGCACAGGAGGTTCTTTCTTCTGGAAGCTTGACCAAAAG GATGATGATGCTTGATGAAGAGCAAATTTCCTTTCGCTCAGTCTCTCATATGTTTGATGGTGTGGAAGACTATTCACATCAAATTGCTGAAATGATTGGGCTCAGAAATGAATCTAACTTCATACAAGCAGGG GTTAGAACAATACTGGATATTGACTGTGGTTACGGTAGCTTTGGAGCACACCTTTTTCAGAATCAGCTTTTAACCATGTGCGTTGCAAGCTATGAGCCTTCTGGCAGTCAAGTTCAGCTTACACTTGAGAGGGGTTTTCCTGCTATGGTTgcttctttcaattcaaaacaattGCCATATCCATCTCTCTCCTTTGACATGTTGCATTGTGCCAGATGTGGCATTGATTGGGACCGAAAGG ATGGCACTCTCATGATTGAAGCTGATAGGCTTTTAAGGCCAGGGGGCTATTTTGTCTGGACTTCACCGCTTACAAATGCTCGTGACAAAGACAGTCAAGAAAGATGGAAGTTTATACAAAGTTTTGCTGAAAATCTTTGCTGGGATATGATGTCACAACAAGATGAAACTGTTGTATGGAAGAAAACGAGTGAGAAGACTTGCTACAGTTCAAG AAAGAATACTTCTCCCCCTCCTTTATGTGGCAGAGGCTATGACGTGGAAACTCCATATTATCGAGAACTGCAAAACTGCATCGGAGGAACAGATAGCAGCCGTTGGATTTCTGTTGAAAAGAGGCAAACTTGGCCTTCCagagatcaattgaacaagaaGGAGCTTGAAAACTTTG GGTTGCAATCTGATGAATTTGCCGAGGATTCTGAAAGCTGGAGAGCATCAGTGCGTAATTATTGGTCTCTTCTGTCACCTTTAATATTTTCTGATCATCCAAAgagacctggtgatgaggaccCTCCGCCACCATATAACATGCTAAGAAATGTGCTAGACATGAATTCTCATTTTGGTGGTTTTAATTCTGCTCTGTTGCACGCTGGAAAATCTGTATGGGTAATGAATGTGGTACCTTTGGATGGACCCAACTACCTTCCCTTGATCCTGGACCGAGGTTATGTTGGCGTTATGCATGATTG GTGTGAGGCCTTTCCAACGTACCCTAGAACCTATGACTTGGTGCATGCAGCAGGACTTTTATCCCTTGAATTTGCTCGGCAGCGCAGCTGTAAGATGCTTGACCTGTTCATTGAAATTGACAGGTTACTTCGGCCAGAG GGTTGGATTATAATTCGTGATACAGCTCCTTTCGTAGAGTCAGCCAGAGCTCTAACAACAAGGTTAAAGTGGGATGCTCGAGTTGTAGAAATGGACAGTGACAGCGATCAGAGACTCCTGATCTGTCAGAAACCTTTCTTTAAGAAACAGGcaaattaa
- the LOC137820521 gene encoding uncharacterized protein: MALCRCFSFFTGKKEGNKGTAEGPLTGDLKAQLGEIQHPKISTESRDLKPATLDVTVPFGVQKNSRGNVRIMNLESPVKTEVEEAYEGEDEHEESPSIKRELSDFDLQVHQAAASKGGYDPSNEEIEYPSPYEDQANIQFEDRDHKYSKKSDDIIQSGHVSDPGIGKADFWASPELKRSCSDLERRDVFMKTSHLFPTSKSQSFEDLKGLSAYQMVNLSPRSAMTHCSADRVMLKRHSSSQVLPSRSKRLWWKLFLWSHRNIHRSNLSKSTQIHPAIAALSSQCGYSSDTVEPKQGKALRHEESPSPTSSFGEYFQKSCDDQNIDNQRWSRFQKENFGFWPQNQWVAFSTESSSLSRVDEWVKDLEIQQPPPEDDFGDDSIGSIAFPPSPDDGRSIARSTSELIRHPDANISKDIMNANSLVQSLNPASTAAHISGIGIKAIPSLSHFFSLRSVNLSSNLIVHITPGFLPKGIHTLNLSRNKISTIEGLRELTRLRVLDLSYNRISRIGQGLSNCTLVKELYLAGNKIGDVEGLHRLLKLTVLDLSFNKIATTKALGQLVANYNSLQALSLLGNPIQSNISDDQLRKAVSGLLPKLVYLNKQSIKPQRGREILTDSVAKAALGNSGHNSYRRVLKKAGGQGGSSSSSVHRGSASVSHSSRNRSRSRTKRH, encoded by the exons ATGGCCTTGTGCAGGTGTTTCTCCTTCTTTACTGGAAAGAAAGAGGGAAACAAG GGTACTGCTGAAGGGCCTTTAACAGGGGACCTTAAAGCTCAACTTGGTGAAATACAGCACCCGAAGATTTCAACAGAGAGTCGTGATTTGAAGCCGGCCACCCTCGATGTCACGGTACCCTTTGGTGTGCAGAAGAATTCAAGGGGAAATGTGAGGATCATGAATCTTGAGAGTCCTGTGAAGACTGAGGTGGAGGAAGCTTATGAAGGGGAAGACGAGCATGAGGAGTCTCCTTCCATCAAGAGGGAGCTCTCTGATTTTGATCTTCAAGTCCACCAAGCTGCTGCAAGCAAAGGAGGATATGATCCATCAAATGAAGAGATAGAATACCCCAGTCCGTATGAAGACCAAGCTAACATTCAATTCGAAGACAGAGACCATAAATACAGCAAAAAGAGTGATGATATAATCCAAAGTGGACATGTCAGTGATCCTGGGATTGGCAAGGCTGACTTTTGGGCTTCTCCAGAGCTCAAGAGATCTTGTTCTGACCTGGAAAGAAGGGATGTATTTATGAAGACTTCTCATCTCTTTCCAACTTCTAAGTCACAGTCTTTTGAGGATTTGAAAGGATTATCAGCATATCAGATGGTTAATCTAAGCCCCAGGTCTGCGATGACTCACTGCAGTGCTGATAGAGTGATGTTGAAAAGGCATTCCTCAAGTCAAGTTCTCCCTTCTAGAAGTAAAAGATTGTGGTGGAAGTTGTTCCTGTGGAGCCACAGGAATATACATAGATCTAACTTAAGCAAGTCGACACAAATACATCCTGCAATTGCTGCTTTAAGTAGTCAATGTGGCTACTCCTCCGACACCGTTGAACCAAAACAAGGCAAGGCATTGAGACACGAAGAATCACCCTCACCAACCTCATCTTTTGGGGAATATTTTCAGAAAAGCTGCGATGACCAAAATATTGATAATCAAAGGTGGAGCAGATTTCAGAAAGAGAATTTTGGATTTTGGCCACAAAATCAATGGGTGGCTTTCTCAACAGAATCATCCTCGCTTAGCAGAGTGGATGAGTGGGTGAAAGATCTCGAAATTCAGCAGCCACCTCCTGAGGATGATTTTGGTGATGACAGCATTGGAAGCATTGCCTTTCCACCTTCTCCTGATGATGGTAGATCAATTGCAAGAAGCACATCTGAGTTGATTCGACATCCAGATGCCAATATTTCAAAAGATATAATGAATGCCAATAGTCTGGTCCAATCCCTGAACCCAGCCTCAACTGCAGCTCATATATCAGGCATTGGTATAAAAGCCATCCCCTCCCTTTCACACTTCTTCAGTCTCCGCTCTGTCAATTTGTCAAGCAATCTTATAG TTCACATCACGCCTGGATTTCTCCCAAAGGGTATTCATACACTGAATCtgtcaagaaacaaaatcagCACTATTGAGGGCCTCAGAGAATTAACCCGGCTGCGGGTACTTGATTTAAGTTATAATCGCATTTCAAGAATTGGACAAG GATTATCAAATTGTACCCTTGTCAAAGAGCTATATCTTGCCGGAAACAAGATAGGTGATGTTGAAGGGCTACACAGGTTATTGAAGCTAACAGTTCTGGACTTGAGCTTTAACAAGATCGCAACCACAAAAGCATTAGGCCAGCTGGTGGCTAACTACAACTCACTCCAGGCCTTGAGTCTGCTAGGAAATCCAATTCAAAGCAACATCAGCGATGACCAGTTGCGCAAAGCAGTTAGTGGTCTTCTTCCAAAGCTTGTGTACCTGAACAAGCAATCTATCAAGCCTCAAAGGGGACGAGAAATACTCACTGATAGTGTTGCCAAAGCTGCCCTTGGGAACAGCGGCCACAACTCCTACAGAAGAGTACTAAAGAAAGCTGGTGGCCAAGGAGGCTCAAGTTCCTCCAGTGTGCATAGAGGAAGTGCTAGTGTTTCCCACAGTAGCAGGAACAGGTCAAGGAGCCGAACTAAGCGTCATTAG
- the LOC137820522 gene encoding protein WHAT'S THIS FACTOR 1 homolog, chloroplastic, producing the protein MAWRLFSFVSTIKTSNTLNPNPISYTAPFSTSFLVTKTPKKFKKKRKSKPSPRTTLVQTQPNRIPSFERILHRDALLRFVTRSKQFLSAQPEHVIRLDDAGKLHRELGFPRGRKVSRFLQHHPLLFQTYRHTDGKSWLGLTDLMEDLLAEEHSLMDAMELNRVEKVRKLIMMSARNRIPLSKIHHCRTLFGIPDDFRDRVSKYPDLFKIAVDGDGKRVLELVKWDPLLAVSALEREFVVDEDSAKRKFRFPVKHGKDLDLELDDNRKLDLLNSLPLVSPYSDGHRFDLWTLEAEKYRVGLIHEFLSLTLEKRASIHHLVEFKEEFSLTKHTYQMLRKQPRAFYLAGTEMNWVVFLKDAYDENGVLIEKDPQVVFNEKLYKYAQVDQMEPDLGVEERI; encoded by the coding sequence ATGGCTTGGCGCTTATTCTCCTTCGTCTCCACCATCAAAACCTCAAATACTCTAAACCCTAACCCTATCTCCTACACAGCCCCATTCTCTACCTCCTTCCTTGTAACCAAAACCCCCAAAAAGTTCAAGAAAAAGCGTAAGTCCAAGCCCAGCCCTAGAACCACCCTGGTTCAGACTCAGCCCAACCGCATCCCCTCTTTCGAGCGCATTCTCCACCGCGACGCCCTCCTCCGCTTCGTTACGCGCTCCAAACAGTTCCTCTCCGCCCAGCCGGAGCACGTCATCCGCCTCGATGACGCCGGCAAGCTCCACCGAGAGCTCGGATTCCCTCGCGGCCGCAAGGTCTCCCGTTTCCTCCAGCATCACCCCCTCCTCTTCCAAACGTACCGTCACACCGACGGCAAGTCCTGGCTCGGTTTAACCGATCTCATGGAGGACCTTCTCGCAGAGGAACACTCCCTCATGGACGCAATGGAACTGAACCGCGTAGAGAAGGTTCGCAAACTCATCATGATGTCCGCGCGCAACCGCATCCCTCTCAGCAAAATCCACCACTGCAGAACCCTCTTCGGCATCCCCGACGATTTCCGCGACAGGGTCTCCAAATACCCCGACCTTTTCAAAATCGCGGTTGACGGCGACGGCAAGAGGGTGCTCGAGTTGGTGAAGTGGGATCCACTTCTCGCCGTGAGTGCTCTTGAGAGGGAGTTCGTTGTTGACGAGGATTCGGCTAAGCGGAAGTTTAGGTTTCCCGTGAAGCACGGGAAGGATTTGGATTTGGAATTGGACGATAATAGGAAGCTTGATTTGCTGAACTCGCTTCCCTTGGTGTCTCCCTATTCGGATGGGCACAGGTTTGATCTGTGGACGTTGGAGGCGGAGAAGTATAGGGTTGGGTTGATTCATGAGTTCTTGAGCTTGACTTTGGAGAAGAGGGCATCCATTCATCACCTTGTGGAGTTCAAGGAGGAGTTTAGTTTGACCAAGCATACTTATCAGATGCTGCGGAAGCAGCCACGAGCGTTTTACTTGGCCGGGACTGAGATGAATTgggttgtgttcttgaaggatGCCTATGATGAGAATGGGGTTTTGATTGAGAAGGACCCCCAGGTGGTGTTTAATGAGAAGCTTTATAAGTATGCTCAGGTGGACCAAATGGAACCTGATCTGGGGGTGGAAGAGCGCATTTGA